Genomic window (Vigna radiata var. radiata cultivar VC1973A chromosome 1, Vradiata_ver6, whole genome shotgun sequence):
TAAAGCATGTGATTTTTTGTGAAGTATTTATATGTATCCCGTCCTTTGGCAAGTAAACTTTGATCAACTGGGCCAATGATCCCGATCACCCGAGCAAGTAATGTAGCAGGGGAATCATTTTGGAAGAGGACCTATATCACACACGGTTGAGTGAGAAAAGAGAGCAGTAtgcatgtatttttatttaacaaagaagaaaatgcaCTTCACAGAAGAGATTTTATATCAGGTTTCAAAGATCCCATCATTAGGGAGATTTAGACGTATAGTTATTTGCTTTGAGCACAGGTTTGGAATATAATGTTTTGGGGAAAAtaaccacttttttttttcagaagctaataaatcaattattactCCAAAAGCTGAACCAACCACCATAATGTGGTTGATTGCAGGGCAAACTCAACTTCGACAAAATATAgtacaaaatattttacacctttTTTATGTGCTTCTCACAGGTCATTTGGAACACTTTAAGTATGAAAAACTTCATAGCATTTTGAAATGAGTAACATTATCCATATAATATTGATCTTACGTTGCCAGTACAAAGTTCTGCCAAGATGCATCCAAGTGACCAGATATCAATCTTCTTGTCATATGGAAGACCCAGAATAACCTCAGGAGCACGATAAGACCTGGACTGAACATACGAGCAAAGATGATCTGTCTCAAAACAACTACTTCCGAGATCAATAACCTTCACTTCACATCTGCTATAGCTTTTAACCAAAATATTCTCTGGCTTCAAGTCACAATGTATTAGTCCAAGACTATGCAAAAACTGAAGTGCCTCCAAACACTGAATGGTGATTGACTGCACAGATAAGTTGAAATGTGTTTATGATGAGACCATTATATTAGCAGAAAGGATGAAAATATAGATCATATTACAAATAGCACTCCACAAACCTGCAACCTTGGCATCGTGAAATAAACTTCCCCCCCTGATTCTCGATTAAATTTGTGAAACTCATATAGGTTGGCTTTGAGCAACTCACATACTATTAACAAATGTTCCTGCATTCCAAGGGATAGTAAAGTCAGACGATGACAGATACTTCTCGATATCACTTTGACTATAGATTAAAAAGCTAGGCCCTcataatgatttaaatttttaaaatttcaagacAGAGCAGATAGTTATACTAAAATATCATATCCTGGAAATCAATGCAACTTGGCAGAGCTACAAACATTAAGTTCAGTGGCTTTAGTTAAAAATGACAAATCAATAAATGTGTTATTGCTACATAGTGCTCAAAAATATGCAGAAAGCGACAAATAAATACCATTAGCATCCACTATAAACTACACCTATTCATGGGTGATGTAGACTCTTGAAAGTAGTAGAAAGTACCAGAAATATGCAGACATGCATAAATCAACtattgattgaaagaaaaatttgatgATAATAAGTAAAAGAATAGCATATCCAAAACCACTTACTCTATAATAGAAATAATCATACAATCTTAGAAGGTGGAACTTGTCTGAAGGATCATGCTTATTGACATACTTAAGAAGCTTGATCTCATCAAGGCTTTGGTCAAAGAagtctttgttgttttttataatcttaacaCAAACATCCATGCCTGTGTGCAGGTCATGAGCTTGTATAGCTTTGCTAAATGCAGCAGATCCAAGATACTCGGTGACATGATAGCGCCCAGCTATTACGGAATTCAAAACAACATGGAAATTCTTGTCCTCCTCAAAGCCAGTTCTGAGCAAATATAATTGGGTTCAGATAGCATGTAAAAAAGGGCCAAATTAACATGGAACGATGATAAGAAGAATGCTGACTTTGAAACATAATAATAGTATCCAAAATGACAATGTCATTGTGGCCTCCTAACATAGCAcaaaaattaacacttataaagcTCTGTATACGTCAGCACATAACTTTCCATGGGAAGGGGGAAAGAACTTACCATCTAAACAAAATGTTTGATAGAATTGTCAAGACAAAGGCATGTATGTTATATTGTATGcataaaaggattaaaacaaCTTCAGGTATTTGCAACAATTATCAACAAGTCTAGAGCATGCAATTAAACGATCAAGCATAGCCAACTAACAAGACAGCCGTATTATACACAGACATTTTGACTGAGTTAATTTCATGAGTATTCATGAAGGAACAAAGAGATGTACAATAGAATGACAAATAATGCATGTTTTTCAcacaaatcataaaatatacCCTGTTCCAAATTTTAACAAAGTGGTGGAGATTTCAAAAAGGGAAATAGTAGATTTGTTGTCGTGGAAATGTTTATTTTCCATTGTTAACAGAACAAATGTTCACAAAATGTTGTTTGCATTTACTATTACTAATGTCCATGTGTCTAAAGTTTCACAAAGATGTCTGTAATGTGacacaaaaatcaattaatataataggAATTCACCAGTGATGAGAGATAGAATGAATAGTTgtcaagttaaaaataaaatggaacgATTCACAAAGCTAATAccatatttcaataattttaaacttatataatgTCTATCATAAAAGAATCTATAGTGCAAATTTCCTCAACTACTTTGAGTtaccaaaaataataagaatgatATATTTAACACATGCCTGTTTTTCCTGTGCACGATCTTTAGATTGAAGGTTTCAAATTCTTCCTCTTGAGCCTTTATTTGCCTTACCTGCTCTTGCACAGCAGCTGCCTCTTCATCCTCTAGTGATGCACCTATATCGTCTTCCCTTACAACACTTACCTTTTCATCCTTTTCTAGCTTGACATGCTCTCCATCAGTATACCCATAATTTGAGACTGTAGTTGGAGAAGAGTTTCTGGATCTTACCACGATAGCATTATTATCATCCCTAGAACTTTTAACAGGCGAAGAATCACTGCTCTTCCGCCTCCAAGATGAAAGCATGTCATCAGAGCCTGCAAAGGCATTAAGACAGTCATCGGTTTCATCTACATTACCATTATTTGTCCATAGGGACTTACTGGAGCCAGCCTGAATCATCTGGTCATCTCTAAGAGATTGGGGAAATGAAAAGTTCCCATCAGCATGAGTTTTTATCTGTGAGCATGCATCTTTATCATTGTCTATGACatatttatttgattcattCTTGTCggttttcttgttatttttaacTGATTTGTTACTAGAACTCTTGTCCAAATCCTGATGAGTGTGTTTGGTGCCACTGTGCATAGTATCATGATCACGAAAATATTCTAAATCCCCCTCACTACTACCACCAATCAAACTTCCATGCACTTCACTACCAATATCAGCAGCATCACTGTTGATCCCCACTCCAATTGATCTAACTGAACCATGCTGATCATCTTCCATGTCCTCAATCCGTGGCCTCGCACCATGATTCAGAACCCGCCCATCTCCCAGCATGATGAGATCATTTTGGTGAGTGACAAAGCCCTGCCTGACAGGTTCTATATGCATCAGATTCAGTTCTTCAACGTCCACCAGTTGTGTATCATATTGAGTCATTACATCGTTGCCATTGGTTCTTCCATACATTTCAGTAATAGTTAGACCAATAGGATCATCTGAAGTGACCGGCTCGACATTTTTTGGTAGAATATATTGCTCACCAGAGAAATAAGAATCCTCCTCAGCAAAAGATTGATCATCCTCTTCATCTTTGGATGGACCTCTTTCCTGAGGATCTGGAACACTTCCATGCCCCGTCCCCTTTTCATTATCACTGGGGTAATCAATTTCATGCGCCAAAAACCAGGCCTCATCTTCAATGGGTTGTCTCATGTACccaacatcttcatcatcatcatattcgTCAGAGTCCCAATATTCATTTGGATAATCAACAGATTCACTCAACCCATCCCCAATTGTTGCAAAACCTGATACAAGATCAGATGTATCCTCAGAAATCCCTTGACTTACAGACAGCCAGCTACCCCCTATAGACTTCCTCACACCtgcaaaatatatgaaaaagt
Coding sequences:
- the LOC106770507 gene encoding uncharacterized protein LOC106770507; protein product: MADTNSVEVILDFLRRNRFTRAEAALRSELSNCSDVNGFLQKLTLEEKDLRGGLHNDKGKPVIENHGLDSRDGVEVSKELIVKEIECGTGRNAAEESKWKTVAPTGERNKSGEVVGTSEKNFTFSKSSEDSVLDLYSWKFNPSNGLVEPYQNDSGSRLSNALKAPVSQQSKYQTGEVPAATNSNVKSGEGEVNNVPAEKTTLWLGSSGKASTEPKYDLMHNKEPKELDLQLKFNASSLKESLTDNHLSRTDENMNSSTDLWKDCSVKTVFPFSKGDMSTSYNGSTYSDRQEEKRRAENGDVMTSIKEQVDEVGRALYLGKLQGSSGSLNFPLELENPKEEFPRLPPVKIKSEDKPLTFNWGDKFESDGLAVKLTGADNSFLIGSYLDVPIGQDIKTTGVRKSIGGSWLSVSQGISEDTSDLVSGFATIGDGLSESVDYPNEYWDSDEYDDDEDVGYMRQPIEDEAWFLAHEIDYPSDNEKGTGHGSVPDPQERGPSKDEEDDQSFAEEDSYFSGEQYILPKNVEPVTSDDPIGLTITEMYGRTNGNDVMTQYDTQLVDVEELNLMHIEPVRQGFVTHQNDLIMLGDGRVLNHGARPRIEDMEDDQHGSVRSIGVGINSDAADIGSEVHGSLIGGSSEGDLEYFRDHDTMHSGTKHTHQDLDKSSSNKSVKNNKKTDKNESNKYVIDNDKDACSQIKTHADGNFSFPQSLRDDQMIQAGSSKSLWTNNGNVDETDDCLNAFAGSDDMLSSWRRKSSDSSPVKSSRDDNNAIVVRSRNSSPTTVSNYGYTDGEHVKLEKDEKVSVVREDDIGASLEDEEAAAVQEQVRQIKAQEEEFETFNLKIVHRKNRTGFEEDKNFHVVLNSVIAGRYHVTEYLGSAAFSKAIQAHDLHTGMDVCVKIIKNNKDFFDQSLDEIKLLKYVNKHDPSDKFHLLRLYDYFYYREHLLIVCELLKANLYEFHKFNRESGGEVYFTMPRLQSITIQCLEALQFLHSLGLIHCDLKPENILVKSYSRCEVKVIDLGSSCFETDHLCSYVQSRSYRAPEVILGLPYDKKIDIWSLGCILAELCTGNVLFQNDSPATLLARVIGIIGPVDQSLLAKGRDTYKYFTKNHMLYERNQESNRLEYLIPKKTSLRHRLPMGDQGFIDFVAHLLEVNPKKRPSASEALKHPWLSYPYEPISS